In Molothrus aeneus isolate 106 chromosome 13, BPBGC_Maene_1.0, whole genome shotgun sequence, a genomic segment contains:
- the COMMD4 gene encoding COMM domain-containing protein 4, with the protein MRFRFCGDLDCPDWVLAEISTLAKISSVKLKLICAQVLRDLLGEPIEYDKILKLTSDAKLESGDVKATIAVLGFILSSAAKHNVDSESLSSELQQLGLPKEHASGLCRSYEEKQSPLQDRLRACSLRLSQLGSVRWRVDYTLSSSELQEVNEPVVHLTFNMRDRECEKMTAVPVTLSANKFWVLLAELKQAQALMNTLL; encoded by the exons ATG CGGTTCCGCTTCTGCGGGGACCTGGACTGCCCCGACTGGGTGCTGGCCGAGATCAGCACCCTGGCCAAAATA TCCTCGGTGAAGCTGAAGCTGATCTGCGCCCAGGTGCTGCGGGACCTGCTGGGGGAGCCCATCGAG tATGACAAGATCCTGAAGCTGACCTCAGATGCAAAGTTAG AGTCAGGGGATGTGAAGGCGACCATTGCTGTCCTCGGCTTCATCCTCTCCAGTGCAGCCAAGCACAATGTAGACAGTGAGTCTCTGTCAAgcgagctgcagcagctgggactgCCCAAAG AGCATGCCAGCGGGTTGTGCCGTTCCTatgaagagaagcagagccCCCTCCAGGACAGGCTCAGGGCCTGCAGCCTGCGAT TGAGccagctgggctcggtgcgctGGCGCGTGGATTACACCCTCAGCTCCAGCGAGCTGCAGGAGGTCAATGAGCCCGTGGTGCACCTCACCTTCAACATGCGGGACAGAGAGTGTGAGAAGATGACGGCTGTCCCTGTGACGCTCTCGGCCAACAAgttctgggtgctgctggcag agctgaagcAGGCCCAGGCCCTGATGAACACCCTTCTCTGA
- the NEIL1 gene encoding endonuclease 8-like 1: MPECPELHLAGRFINGACGALVFAGGVERSAVGRGPEVPFRSEAYGISAIARGKELRLTLSALDPAAGPPAQDLVFRFGMSGSFRLCPAAELPRHAHLRFLTRESPPRALCFVDPRRFGSWRLGDAWQPERGPCVVSEYQAFRENVLKNLEDRAFDKPICEVLLNQKYFNGIGNYLRAEILYRLKIPPFEKARTVLEALKEREQERRKKDPSMTLSKKVKLRQENPDLLELCHSVPMEVIMAEKQLLNPEHPDNYSSFKNWLQCYLVPGMSSLRDRSGRTIWFQGEPGPMAPKGQRPRKAPRKKSPQLKAEPESPSPKVTPRAPKQRRRAAAKPPRLEEQEEKEEQEVKEEQEEQEVKEEQEEQADRPRKGRARGRRTVSAAPASPEVPQSVRRSRRTSARRGTGAAPAV, from the exons ATGCCAGAGTGCCCGGAGCTGCACCTGGCCGGGCGCTTCATCAACGGGGCCTGCGGGGCGCTGGTGTTCGCGGGCGGCGTGGAGCGCTCGGCCGTGGGCCGCGGCCCCGAGGTGCCCTTCCGCAGCGAGGCTTACGGCATCTCGGCCATCGCCCGGGGCAAGGAGTTGCGGCTGACGCTGAGCGCGCTGGACCCCGCCGCCGGGCCCCCCGCGCAGGACCTGGTGTTCCGCTTCGGCATGTCGGGCTCGTTCCGGCTGTGCCCCGCCGCCGAGCTGCCCCGCCATGCCCACCTGCGCTTCCTGACCCGGGAGAGCCCCCCCCGCGCCCTCTGCTTCGTCGACCCCCGGCGCTTCGGGTCCTGGCGCCTGGGGGACGCCTGGCAGCCGGAGCGCGGGCCCTGCGTCGTGTCCGAGTACCAGGCGTTCAG GGAGAATGTGCTGAAGAACTTGGAGGACAGGGCTTTTGACAAGCCCATCTGTGAGGTCCTCTTAAACCAGAAGTATTTCAATGGAATTGGGAATTACCTGCGTGCTGAGATCCTGTACAG GTTGAAGATCCCTCCCTTTGAAAAAGCTCGGACCGTGCTGGAGGCCCTGAAGGAGCGGgaacaggagaggaggaagaag GATCCTTCCATGACGCTGAGCAAGAAGGTGAAGCTGAGGCAGGAGAACCCAgatctgctggagctgtgccacagcGTGCCCATGGAGGTGATCATGGCAG AGAAGCAGCTCCTGAACCCCGAGCACCCGGATAATTACTCCAGCTTTAAGAACTGGCTGCAGTGTTACTTGGTGCCTGGCATGAGCTCCCTGCGGGACCGCAGTGGCAGGACCATATGGTTCCAG GGAGAGCCTGGCCCCATGGCTCCCAAAG GGCAGAGACCCCGCAAGGCGCCCCGCAAGAAGAGCCCTCAGCTGAAGGCAGAGCCTGAATCACCGAGCCCCAAG GTCACCCCCCGTGCCCCGAAGCAGCGCCGCAGGGCTGCAGCAAAACCCCcgaggctggaggagcaggaagagaaggaagagcaggaagtgAAGGAAGAGCAAGAAGAGCAGGAAgtgaaggaagagcaggaagagcaggctgacaggccaaggaaggGACGTGCTCGTGGGAGGAGGACAGTGAGTGCTGCCCCAGCCTCGCCTGAGGTGCCTCAGAGTGTCAGGAGAAGCCGCCGCACATCCGCTCGCAGGGGCACAG GTGCAGCCCCTGCCGTGTGA